The Pseudomonas benzenivorans region CTTATGCGAGCATGGCACAGTCTTCGATACCGCCGCTGCTGCGAGGGGGCTGATGGCGACCGTCGGCATGGCCGCGAGCTGCCTGCTCTCCGGCCTGCTGGCCAAGCTGACCCGCGACTACTTCTCGCAGAGCGGTGAGGGCGTACCGGCCTTCGACTCGGCGGACTATTCGGAACTCGCCGGGAAAAACGATCAGAAAATAAGGGGCGAACAGCCGCGATCGCTGCCGGGGGAGGAAGGCGGGGTGGCGGCATACGTCCTGGGATAGCAAAAGGTTAGGACAACGACCCGCAGCGTTGCCGGCGTCATGGCTTCACTCGCGGTTTTTGCAATGCTTGTTTAGCGTCACATGGAGTGCCCCAGCCCTGAAGTGTCGACTGCTCCTCGGGCGCCGATAGTTTCTGCGCCAGCCCGTTGGGCGTCATCCGGACACGTCGAAAAAACCACCTCCCGCTTCTCTGTACCGAAACAGCCAAACCCTTAATCCGATACGCACATTGTCCATGTGACATGGGCCGGGCGGCCTGGCCCGTGTGGGGGATGATAACAAGGAGTCAATAATGTCCCGTTCCTTCTATGACGAGATGTACCAGGCGTGCGGCGAATGCCGCCCGCACTACCGGGAGTTCGAGCGCTGGCTAGCGGACACGCCGCAGGACCTGCTGGCGCAGCGGCGGCGCGAAGCGGACCTGCTGTTCCACCGTGCGGGCATCACCTTCACCCTCTATGGCGATGACCAGGGCACCGAGCGCCTGATTCCCTTCGACATCATTCCGCGCAGCATCCCGGCCAGCGAGTGGCGCATGGTCGAGCGCGGCTGCATCCAGCGGGTGCAGGCGCTGAACATGTTCCTCACCGACCTCTACCATGACCAGCGCATCCTCAAGGCCGGCGTCATCCCGGCCGAGCAGGTGCTGGCCAATGAGGCTTATCAGCTGGCGATGCAGGGGCTCGACCTGCACCGCAACCTCTACGCCCATATCGCCGGGGTCGACCTGGTGCGCGATGGCGACGGCAGCTACTACGTGCTGGAGGACAACCTGCGCACGCCGAGCGGCGTCAGTTATATGCTCGAGGACCGCAAGATGATGATGCGCCTGTTCCCCGAGCTGTTTGCCGCCCAGCGGGTGGCGCCGATCAACCACTACCCCAATCTGTTGCTCGACACCTTGAAGAGCGCCAGCGCACTGGACAACCCCACCGTGGTGGTGCTGACTCCCGGGCGCTTCAACAGCGCCTACTTCGAGCACGCCTTCCTGGCCCGCGAGATGGGCGTGGAATTGGTCGAAGGCGCCGACCTGCTGGTGCGTGACGACAAGTTGTACATGCGCACCACCGCCGGGGCCAAGCAGGTGGACGTGGTCTACCGGCGGATCGACGATGCCTTCCTCGACCCCCTGGCCTTCAACCCGGACTCCATGCTCGGCGTCCCCGGGCTGTTGTCGACCTACCGTTCGGGCAACGTGGTGCTGGCCAATGCCATAGGCACGGGGGTGGCGGACGACAAGTCGATCTACCCCTATGTGGGCGAGATGATCCGCTTCTATCTGGACGAGGAGGCCATCCTCAAGAACGTGCCGACCTGGCAGTGCCGCAAGCCCGAGGAGCTGTCCCATGTGCTGGCCAACCTGTCGCAACTGGTGGTCAAGGAAGCCCAGGGCTCCGGCGGCTACGGCATGCTGGTCGGACCGGCGGCGAGCAAGGCGGAAATCGAGAAGTTCCGCGAGCGTCTGATGGCCAAGCCGGAGGCCTATATCGCCCAGCCGACCC contains the following coding sequences:
- a CDS encoding circularly permuted type 2 ATP-grasp protein, whose translation is MSRSFYDEMYQACGECRPHYREFERWLADTPQDLLAQRRREADLLFHRAGITFTLYGDDQGTERLIPFDIIPRSIPASEWRMVERGCIQRVQALNMFLTDLYHDQRILKAGVIPAEQVLANEAYQLAMQGLDLHRNLYAHIAGVDLVRDGDGSYYVLEDNLRTPSGVSYMLEDRKMMMRLFPELFAAQRVAPINHYPNLLLDTLKSASALDNPTVVVLTPGRFNSAYFEHAFLAREMGVELVEGADLLVRDDKLYMRTTAGAKQVDVVYRRIDDAFLDPLAFNPDSMLGVPGLLSTYRSGNVVLANAIGTGVADDKSIYPYVGEMIRFYLDEEAILKNVPTWQCRKPEELSHVLANLSQLVVKEAQGSGGYGMLVGPAASKAEIEKFRERLMAKPEAYIAQPTLSLSTCPTFVENGIAPRHIDLRPFVLSGRETRLVPGGLTRVALREGSLVVNSSQGGGTKDTWVVED